Proteins encoded within one genomic window of SAR324 cluster bacterium:
- a CDS encoding sigma-70 family RNA polymerase sigma factor, which produces MVGYSVHKKKAVYLTRGFMDDDILIQAHKNGDKRAFEKLVHKHQRGVGRLILSVIKQENKVPDVLQEVFIAVYRGLKNFRGDSLFKTWLYRITLHESIRYLNKESRKETVSLDNTDDSFSDTTEPHVTLVWDGDDPETTLLNIQNKQILDGIISHLSPDHRLVLHLHYQEDLLVENIAEILEIPVGSVKSRLYYARLHLKKLMEPVIQQLMRESHGK; this is translated from the coding sequence ATGGTTGGGTATTCTGTTCACAAAAAGAAAGCTGTTTACCTTACGCGTGGTTTCATGGATGATGACATATTAATACAGGCACATAAAAACGGTGATAAGCGAGCGTTTGAAAAACTGGTACATAAACATCAGCGAGGAGTTGGACGTTTAATCCTATCGGTAATCAAACAGGAAAATAAAGTTCCAGATGTATTGCAGGAGGTGTTTATTGCAGTATACCGAGGCTTGAAAAATTTCCGGGGGGACTCCTTGTTCAAGACATGGTTGTATCGAATCACACTGCACGAATCGATCCGATACTTGAATAAAGAATCCAGAAAAGAAACGGTTTCTCTTGATAATACCGACGATTCGTTCTCAGACACTACTGAACCCCACGTCACTTTGGTTTGGGACGGAGATGATCCTGAAACCACATTGTTAAATATTCAAAATAAACAAATATTAGATGGAATTATCAGTCATTTGAGTCCAGATCACCGGTTGGTTCTGCACCTTCACTATCAAGAAGATTTATTGGTTGAGAATATTGCGGAAATACTGGAAATCCCTGTCGGCAGCGTCAAATCTCGCTTGTATTATGCGAGGCTACATCTCAAAAAATTGATGGAACCTGTCATTCAACAATTAATGCGAGAATCTCATGGAAAATAA